One Kitasatospora sp. NBC_01287 DNA window includes the following coding sequences:
- a CDS encoding GNAT family N-acetyltransferase: protein MTWTFTDSLTEFRAAAADFLAAHPAENTVLLTLVDRLAGGSPAGGDPSSPPRFGWWRPGAGSLVAGALIQTPPHPLRLGRMPLEAATELLDALPDGPELTGVGGAVRETRAFAAAWAERSGGTVTVHEEQRLYRLGELALPVMDGRLRQAVPADQELLVAWFQAFFAAVNVSFPGVEDLVARRAADGDLHLWEVEGRPVALAGLSPVLAGMTRIGPVYTPPELRGHGYAGAATAAVSALGRERGARQVLLYTDLANSTSNSIYQKLGYRPVEDSVILGFTPSPS, encoded by the coding sequence ATGACCTGGACCTTCACCGATTCGCTCACCGAGTTCCGCGCGGCCGCGGCGGACTTCCTGGCAGCGCACCCGGCCGAGAACACCGTCCTGCTCACCCTCGTCGACCGGCTGGCGGGCGGAAGCCCGGCGGGCGGTGACCCGAGCAGCCCGCCGCGCTTCGGTTGGTGGCGCCCGGGCGCGGGCTCCTTGGTGGCAGGGGCCTTGATACAGACCCCGCCGCACCCGCTCCGGCTCGGCCGGATGCCGCTGGAGGCGGCCACCGAACTGCTGGACGCGCTGCCCGACGGACCCGAACTGACGGGGGTCGGGGGCGCCGTGCGCGAGACCCGCGCGTTCGCCGCGGCCTGGGCCGAGCGCTCGGGCGGCACCGTCACCGTGCACGAGGAGCAACGGCTCTACCGGCTGGGTGAGTTGGCGCTGCCCGTGATGGACGGCCGCCTCCGGCAGGCCGTCCCGGCGGACCAGGAGCTGCTGGTCGCCTGGTTCCAGGCCTTCTTCGCCGCCGTCAACGTGTCGTTCCCCGGGGTCGAGGACCTGGTCGCCCGCCGCGCCGCCGACGGCGACCTCCACCTCTGGGAGGTCGAGGGCCGCCCGGTCGCGCTGGCGGGGCTCTCCCCGGTGCTCGCGGGGATGACCCGGATCGGCCCGGTCTACACCCCGCCCGAGCTGCGCGGGCACGGCTACGCCGGCGCGGCGACGGCCGCGGTCTCGGCGCTGGGGCGCGAACGCGGCGCGCGGCAGGTGCTGCTCTACACCGACCTGGCCAACTCCACCAGCAACTCGATCTACCAGAAGCTCGGTTACCGGCCGGTGGAGGACAGTGTGATCCTCGGCTTCACTCCCAGTCCCAGCTGA